The Sphingobacteriales bacterium nucleotide sequence ATATGGTTATTAGGTATTGCAATTGCAGCATTTGTAGGAAAATTAATAGGTGGAGTAATTTGCGATAAATACAATTGGAAATATTGGATATACTTATCAAGTATTGTAGCTGTACTATGTTTGCAGTTTGGCAAGAATAATTTATTAATACTATGCATTGGCGTTAGCTGCTTGCAAAGTACTGTGCCTATCACATTAGTATTAATGCAGCATTTCTTATCAAAAATGCCAGCAACAGCAAGTGGTTTAGCATTGGGCATGGCAATAATGCTCGCAGGTTTTCCTATGTTCTTAAATATTTTTATTGCCAATTATACATCATCTATCCTAATGCTAATAATTGTTTCCGTTTTCTTCTATTCGCAGTACAAATCAATAAGTACAATATCAGAAAATAAAGAATAAATGTTTTTATGCTAAGTTGTTAGTGTCTTTTGTTTTTTGTTTCCTTTCTATTTTATTGAGTAAGATGCTGTGGTTGAGTTCAAAACCAAATAGAAGTACTAATGAGTTTATGTTTATCCAAAGCATAATTACAATAATAATACCTAATGAACCATAAAGCATATTGAAATTATTCAAGTAATTAGTATATATACTAAAAATGTATGAAAATAAAATTGAAACAATAGTTGCAAATGTTGCGCCTACTGAAAAGTATCTATATTTATAAGTAGATGATGGACCAAAATAATAGATGAGTGCATAAAGATTAAATGTACTAAAGAAAATAATTCCATTAATTAGAATTCTTATAATAAATTTTATCCAGCTTGATTCAGTGTTGAGCCAATTTAATAAAATACTTATAAATTCTCTACCTTTAATAATTAAAGTAACTGTGAGTATCAATTGAAAACTGATTAGAAATAATATCTTAAATGCAACAATCTTTTTTTGAAAAAAATTGCGTTTTTTAAATGTGTGATTTGTTTTGTCAAACGCTTTTAGAATAGAATTTACACCATTGCTAGAAATAAATAATGCCATAAAAAGTTGATAGAAACTAAACTTCCACTTTTATCAGCACCAACAATATCATTAATGGTTTGTTCCAAAATGCCAAATACATTTGTTGGAATTACATTCTTTAGGTACAACATCAAATTTTGTTGAAAATTTGGAATAGGTACATAAGGAAAAATGGAGAATAAAAAAATGATAGTTGGAAACAAAGCTAGTATAAAAAAAAATGATATGCTTGATGCACGCGTAGTTATATTATCTGCTTTTATTTCTTCTAAGAATTTTTTTACAACATCATATACTGGAACGCCTTCAAATCCTGGAAGTGTAAATGTTTTTATCCAAGGTTTGCTATTTATAGTATGTAAAAATTTCTGTTTCAAAATTATCTTAGAAGAACGGCTCTAAGTGTTGCACTACAAATTCTGGCGTATGGCACCTACGTAAGCTATCCTTTTTTACAAATACAAATTTAAAAAGACTTTCCGTTAATAGTTTCTTATCTTGATTATAAATTTCGCCTTTTACAATAAAAAATTTATTCGGAATCTCTTCAATAATTGTTTTTATATCCATCAGCTCATCGTATCTCGCAGGACGATTGTATTTAATATTCATTTCCACCACAGGCATGGCATAGCCTTTTTCTTCTAATAATTTATAAGAAAAACCATGTTTGCGCATAGCTTCTGTTCTGCCAATTTCAAAAAATTTTGCATAATGTCCATGGTACACAATGCCC carries:
- a CDS encoding YihY/virulence factor BrkB family protein produces the protein MKQKFLHTINSKPWIKTFTLPGFEGVPVYDVVKKFLEEIKADNITTRASSISFFFILALFPTIIFLFSIFPYVPIPNFQQNLMLYLKNVIPTNVFGILEQTINDIVGADKSGSLVSINFLWHYLFLAMV
- a CDS encoding acyl-CoA thioesterase; the protein is MFEETIQLRVRYHDCDAMGIVYHGHYAKFFEIGRTEAMRKHGFSYKLLEEKGYAMPVVEMNIKYNRPARYDELMDIKTIIEEIPNKFFIVKGEIYNQDKKLLTESLFKFVFVKKDSLRRCHTPEFVVQHLEPFF
- a CDS encoding YihY/virulence factor BrkB family protein, whose product is MALFISSNGVNSILKAFDKTNHTFKKRNFFQKKIVAFKILFLISFQLILTVTLIIKGREFISILLNWLNTESSWIKFIIRILINGIIFFSTFNLYALIYYFGPSSTYKYRYFSVGATFATIVSILFSYIFSIYTNYLNNFNMLYGSLGIIIVIMLWININSLVLLFGFELNHSILLNKIERKQKTKDTNNLA